Proteins encoded in a region of the Triplophysa rosa linkage group LG14, Trosa_1v2, whole genome shotgun sequence genome:
- the si:dkey-52l18.4 gene encoding uncharacterized protein si:dkey-52l18.4, whose product MKTIDRCCLGFVAFLNILKVCELCRTVRATRDSRFVPEGGSIDMSCEVVHCGILWTGGWVFQDIQSTSFTLLFPSIRIQLSNYSLTVNSTRLTVHIQNINQSDAGAYKCHTSWSENLISSGHVTYVNVTAASVESSERSLSHRLLVCLGAVMGFSLVLGLFWCLTKCHPSTPPVPPHPRTSFAARVKPKKEVVYAEVALNETRLQNHRPKQVIQPTIYSSLRF is encoded by the exons atgaaaacaatcGACAGGTGTTGCCTCGGTTTTGTAGcgtttttgaacattttgaaaG tttgcgAACTGTGCCGAACTGTTCGGGCCACTCGTGATTCAAGGTTTGTGCCAGAGGGGGGCAGTATTGACATGAGCTGTGAGGTGGTCCACTGTGGCATCCTCTGGACGGGTGGATGGGTTTTCCAGGACATCCAGAGcacatcatttactctcctctTTCCTTCAATACGAATTCAGCTGTCCAATTACAGCTTGACAGTCAATAGCACACGTCTGACGGTCCACATCCAGaacatcaaccaatcagatgctgGAGCGTACAAATGCCACACATCATGGTCCGAAAATCTCATCAGCAGTGGACATGTGACATATGTTAACGTGACTGCAG CGTCAGTAGAGTCATCAGAGAGAAGTCTCTCTCATAGACTGCTGGTGTGTCTTGGTGCCGTTATGGGTTTTTCTCTTGTACTGGGATTGTTTTGGTGTCTGACCAAGTGTCATCCATCAACACCGCCAGTGCCTCCTCACCCCCGCACATCCT TCGCAGCACGAGTAAAACCGAAAAAGGAA GTGGTGTATGCAGAAGTTGCATTAAATGAAACAAGGCTGCAGAATCACCGTCCGAAACAAGTCATTCAGCCAACTATCTACTCCTCATTGCGTTTCTAA
- the tsku gene encoding tsukushi, with amino-acid sequence MSTMVTLLCLVVSVLGLAIAGGVKNCHPQCRCDVESYGLFDSFSLTKVDCSGIGPGTAPVPIPLDTSHLDLSLNSITSITDSMLSGPGYTTLVSLDLSSNNIAYINPKAFLKLRYLETLDLSKNVLESLSDGCFTGLPLVEVDLSENQFKEFSLDIFTTRIQDMPIMLDLSKNLLTSISRKTPVHPLYIKSLMLAGNRLRMVPMLTGIPLQYLNLDGNLISSIDTGAFESLTELVYLSLSSMPELTELQPGAFKGLRNLQVLDLSNNRQLKEFSTDVFSGLVSLQELNLSNTAITPLSRTVLAQMPSIKSITFGANVHCWKTHKQGQFHRQIGQAKPNDILTCDAEGMIL; translated from the exons ATG tcTACCATGGTGACTTTGCTGTGTCTCGTCGTCTCTGTGCTTGGCCTGGCCATTGCGGGAGGTGTGAAGAACTGCCATCCTCAATGTCGATGTGATGTGGAGAGCTACGGCCTCTTTGACAGTTTCAGTCTAACCAAGGTAGACTGCAGTGGGATTGGCCCTGGAACTGCTCCGGTCCCCATCCCTCTGGACACATCCCATCTGGACCTGTCTTTAAACTCCATCACCTCCATCACTGACTCCATGCTGTCCGGGCCAGGTTACACCACATTGGTTAGCCTGGACCTAAGCAGCAATAACATAGCTTACATCAATCCCAAAGCATTCCTTAAGCTTCGCTACTTGGAGACGTTGGACCTGAGCAAGAACGTTCTGGAGAGTCTCAGCGATGGTTGTTTTACTGGTCTGCCTCTGGTTGAGGTGGATCTTAGTGAAAACCAGTTCAAGGAATTCAGCCTGGATATCTTCACCACCAGGATACAAGACATGCCAATCATGCTGGACCTGTCCAAAAATCTTCTCACCTCCATCTCCAGAAAGACCCCAGTGCATCCGTTGTATATCAAGAGCCTGATGCTCGCAGGAAATCGATTGAGAATGGTGCCAATGCTGACGGGAATACCACTCCAGTATCTGAACCTGGATGGGAATCTCATCTCCAGCATTGACACAGGGGCCTTTGAATCACTGACAGAACTTGTCTACCTGTCGCTCAGCAGCATGCCTGAACTCACAGAGTTACAACCAGGTGCCTTTAAGGGCCTGAGGAACCTTCAAGTCTTGGATCTTTCAAACAACAGGCAACTCAAAGAATTTAGTACAGATGTGTTTAGTGGGCTTGTCTCATTACAGGAGCTAAATTTGTCCAATACTGCGATCACCCCATTGTCTAGAACTGTCCTCGCCCAAATGCCAAGTATTAAAAGCATAACTTTCGGGGCAAACGTGCATTGCTGGAAGACACACAAGCAAGGACAGTTTCATAGACAGATAGGACAGGCCAAACCCAATGATATACTTACCTGTGATGCTGAAGGTATGATCCTATGA
- the gucy2f gene encoding retinal guanylyl cyclase 2 codes for MQHIHLPFGGSLWELSSYHCCPILRSRHSLFTLPFYSIRLWILLGILTFPCCVQCQIFKVGVLGPWNCDPYFSKALPAVASRLAVSRINEDFSLDLGCTMDFVILQEACETSKALTSFIQYENVADAFVGPTNPGYCNAASLLAKNWDKAIFSWACINYELDRVQGYPTFVRTLPSPTWVLYSVLKYFRWASIGIVSSNEDIWIDTAAKVANALRNQGLSVAIVASTGNNDTMMENTLLSIQNAGQIKVIIMCMHSALIGGEQQASFLMKAYDMGLTNGRYVFLPYDTLLYSLPYSNTTYFPLQNNTKLRKAYDAVLTVTVESDLMSFNEAFNMAKWLGELTVSQEPLQVSPLFGTIYNSLYLIAKSMHNARRAGKWLSGTNLAFFTKNITFTGFNQNIRTDTQGNGQTSYVILDTDGWGAQLYRCFQVDLTSDRVLFAGTPINFPGGSPPPSDSSCWFDPNAICTGGVEIIYVVIAFVIVLILVLGSVGLTLIIRRRIQQIQMIKGPNRILLTLEDLTFINPQLSKRKITLEDLSDSKSYIDEKSTGGRSRSINSMATATHETSNVAVYEGDWVWLKKFKEGHFKEIKQSTTKIFTKMKDLRNENVNPFLGFFTDCEMFAIVTEHCSRGSLHDLLRNEDVKLDWMFKSSLVLDLIKGMKYLHHRDFPHGHLKSRNCVVDGRFVLKITDYGYNEVLENQKAPKENPPPEDLFWTAPELLRDPQNSRKGTYKGDVYGFSIILQEVVVRGGPYCMLGLSPEEIIRKVKKPPPMCRPTVAPDQAPLECIQLMKQCWGEQPDRRPSFDEIFDQFKLINKGKKTNIIDSMLRMLEQYSSNLEDLIRERTEELEVEKQRTEKLLSEMLPPSVAEALKIGVSVEPEYFDQVTIYFSDIVGFTTISSLSDPIEVVDLLNDLYTLFDAVLGSHDVYKVETIGDAYMVASGLPKRNGNKHAAEIANMSLNILSSVGSFKMRHMPEVPVRIRIGIHSGSCVAGVVGLTMPRYCLFGDTVNTASRMESTGLPYRIHANISTVNILRSLNDGYKIEVRGKTELKGKGVEETYWLVGKSNFTKPLPNPPEIKPGVNWQDMVTEEIKSIFRKAKRQVDKPKI; via the exons ATGCAACATATTCACCTCCCATTCGGAGGTTCTTTATGGGAGTTATCTAGTTACCACTGTTGCCCCATCCTCAGGAGCAGACACAGCCTCTTCACACTCCCATTTTACAGCATTAGGCTATGGATTCTTCTTGGCATTTTAACGTTTCCATGCTGTGTCCAATGTCAGATTTTCAAAGTGGGCGTCTTAGGGCCTTGGAACTGTGACCCTTATTTCTCCAAAGCACTACCTGCTGTTGCATCCAGACTGGCTGTCAGTCGCATAAACGAAGATTTCAGTTTAGATCTGGGCTGTACGATGGACTTCGTCATCCTTCAAGAGGCATGCGAAACATCTAAAGCATTGACTTCATTTATACAATATGAGAATGTTGCGGATGCGTTTGTAGGCCCTACAAATCCAGGATATTGCAATGCAGCATCTCTTTTGGCCAAGAACTGGGACAAAGCTATATTTTCATGGGCGTGCATTAACTATGAGTTAGACCGGGTCCAGGGCTACCCAACATTTGTGCGAACTTTACCATCTCCAACATGGGTGCTATATAGCGTGCTGAAGTACTTCAGATGGGCTAGCATAGGCATCGTTTCTTCTAATGAGGATATATGGATTGACACTGCCGCCAAAGTGGCCAATGCTCTCCGAAACCAGGGGCTTTCTGTTGCCATTGTTGCGTCCACAGGGAATAACGACACCATGATGGAGAACACACTGTTGAGCATCCAAAATGCAGGGCAGATAAAAG TCATCATTATGTGCATGCACTCAGCGCTCATTGGAGGAGAGCAACAAGCATCTTTCCTGATGAAGGCGTATGATATGGGCCTGACAAATGGTCGCTATGTGTTCTTACCGTACGACACTCTCCTGTACAGCCTGCCGTACAGCAACACCACGTATTTCCCACTACAAAACAACACCAAACTACGCAAAGCATATGACGCTGTACTCACCGTTACCGTGGAGTCAGATTTGATGTCATTCAACGAAGCGTTTAATATGGCCAAATGGCTAGGAGAGCTAACGGTGTCACAAGAGCCACTGCAG GTCTCTCCACTCTTTGGTACTATCTACAACAGTTTGTACCTCATTGCGAAGTCCATGCACAATGCCAGAAGAGCAGGTAAGTGGCTCTCTGGGACCAATTTGGCCTTCTTCACGAAGAACATCACGTTTACTGGGTTCAACCAGAATATCCGCACAGACACGCAAGGTAATGGACAAACCAGCTATGTGATCTTGGACACGGATGGCTGGGGAGCTCAGCTGTATCGTTGCTTTCAAGTGGACCTGACCTCAGACAGGGTCCTGTTTGCCGGCACACCCATTAATTTTCCCGGAGGCTCCCCGCCACCTTCAGATTCGAGCTGCTGGTTTGACCCCAATGCTATCTGCACAGGAG GTGTGGAAATAATATATGTCGTCATAGCATTCGTGATTGTATTAATTTTAGTTCTTGGTTCTGTTGGCCTAACTCTAATCATAAG GAGGCGAATCCAGCAAATTCAGATGATTAAAGGGCCCAACAGAATCTTACTTACTCTTGAAGACCTAACCTTCATCAACCCTCAGCTGAGCAAGAGG AAAATCACCCTTGAGGATCTTAGCGATTCAAAAAGTTACATTGATGAAAAAAGCACAGGTGGTCGTTCCCGCTCCATCAACAGTATGGCAACGGCTACACATGAAACCTCAAATGTGGCCGTCTATGAG GGCGACTGGGTTTGGCTAAAGAAATTTAAGGAGGGACATTTCAAGGAGATTAAACAAAGCACCACAAAAATCTTTACCAAG ATGAAGGACCTACGAAATGAAAATGTCAATCCATTTCTGGGATTCTTCACCGATTGTGAGATGTTTGCCATCGTCACTGAGCACTGTTCTCGGGGGAGTCTACACGACCTCCTTCGTAATGAAGATGTCAAACTGGACTGGATGTTTAAATCTTCCTTAGTTCTGGATCTAATTAAG GGCATGAAATATCTTCATCACAGGGATTTTCCTCACGGGCACCTGAAATCTCGTAATTGTGTAGTAGATGGGCGTTTTGTTCTGAAGATCACAGATTATGGTTACAATGAGGTCCTTGAGAACCAGAAAGCTCCGAAAGAGAACCCGCCTCCAGAGG ATCTCTTCTGGACAGCTCCAGAACTGCTTAGAGATCCACAAAATTCGAGGAAAGGAACATATAAAGGAGATGTATATGGCTTTTCAATTATACTTCAAGAAGTGGTTGTCAGAGGAGGTCCTTACTGCATGCTCGGCTTGTCTCCTGAAG AGATAATAAGGAAGGTGAAGAAACCTCCGCCTATGTGCAGACCCACAGTAGCTCCAGATCAAGCTCCATTGGAATGTATTCAGCTTATGAAGCAGTGCTGGGGTGAACAACCTGACAGAAGACCTTCTTTTGATGAGATCTTTGATCAG TTCAAACTCATCAACAAAGGCAAAAAGACCAATATCATTGACTCCATGTTGCGGATGCTGGAGCAGTACTCCTCTAACCTGGAGGACCTGATCAGAGAAAGAACAGAGGAGCTGGAGGTGGAGAAGCAGAGGACAGAGAAACTTCTATCTGAGATGCTTCCACC TTCTGTGGCAGAAGCTCTGAAAATCGGCGTCTCCGTGGAGCCAGAGTACTTCGATCAGGTCACCATCTACTTCAGTGACATTGTGGGCTTTACCACCATCTCCTCCCTCAGTGATCCAATCGAGGTTGTAGACCTTCTCAATGACCTTTACACTCTATTTGATGCTGTGCTGGGCAGCCATGATGTCTACAAG GTTGAAACCATTGGAGATGCTTACATGGTGGCTTCGGGCCTTCCAAAGAGGAATGGAAACAAGCATGCCGCTGAGATCGCAAATATGTCCTTGAACATTCTCAGCTCCGTAGGCTCCTTCAAGATGCGGCACATGCCAGAAGTTCCGGTCAGGATACGGATTGGCATACACTCGG GGTCGTGTGTTGCTGGGGTCGTGGGTCTAACTATGCCTAGATACTGCCTTTTTGGAGACACAGTCAACACCGCCTCTCGTATGGAATCTACAGGGTTGC CTTATAGAATTCACGCGAACATTAGTACAGTAAACATTCTCCGGTCACTGAACGACGGGTACAAAATAGAAGTTAGAGGGAAGACTGAGCTGAAG GGAAAAGGTGTTGAAGAAACTTACTGGCTTGTTGGAAAATCTAATTTCACAAAGCCTTTGCCAAATCCACCAGAGATCAAACCAGG AGTTAACTGGCAAGACATGGTGACCGAGGAAATCAAGTCAATATTCCGCAAGGCCAAGAGACAAGTGGACAAGCCCAAAATCTGA
- the serpinh1b gene encoding serpin H1b isoform X2, which yields MWVSNLIALCLVAVSGEDKKLSSHATSMADTSANLAFSLYHNVAKEKNLENILISPVVVASSLGMVAMGGKSSTASQVKSLLKADSLRDDHLHTGLSELLQEVSDPQARNVTWRINNRLYGPSSVSFADDFVKNSKKHYNYEHSKINFRDKRSAINSINEWAAKSTDGKLPEVTKDVKNTDGAMIVNAMFFKPHWDEKFHHKMVDNRGFLVTRSHTISVPMMHRTGLYGFHDDTQNKLYVLNMPLAHKKSSMVFIMPYHVEPLERLEKLLTRQQVDTWLSHLEERAVAISLPKVSLEVSHDLQKHLGELGLTEAVDKSKADLSNISGKKDLYLANVFHASSFEWDTEGNPFDASIYSSEKIRNPKLFYADHPFIFLVKDNKTNSILFIGRLVRPKGDKMRDEL from the exons atgtgggTGTCCAACCTTATTGCTCTGTGCCTCGTGGCCGTCTCCGGTGAAGACAAAAAGCTGAGTAGCCATGCAACCTCTATGGCTGACACCAGCGCTAACCTGGCCTTCAGTCTCTACCACAATGTCGCCAAAGAGAAGAACCTCGAGAACATCCTCATCTCTCCTGTGGTGGTGGCCTCCTCTTTGGGCATGGTTGCCATGGGCGGCAAATCTTCCACCGCCTCTCAGGTGAAGAGCCTCCTGAAGGCTGATTCCCTAAGGGACGACCACTTGCACACAGGTCTGTCCGAGCTTCTCCAGGAGGTGAGCGACCCACAGGCCCGCAACGTCACGTGGAGAATCAACAACAGGCTTTATGGCCCCAGCTCTGTGAGCTTTGCGGATGACTTTGTGAAGAATAGCAAGAAGCATTACAACTATGAACACTCGAAGATCAACTTCCGCGACAAGAGAAGCGCTATCAACTCCATCAACGAATGGGCCGCCAAGTCAACCGATGGCAAGCTGCCAGAAGTTACCAAAGATGTGAAAAACACAGACGGGGCTATGATCGTCAATGCCATGTTCTTCAAAC CCCACTGGGATGAGAAGTTTCACCACAAGATGGTTGACAACCGTGGTTTCCTGGTAACTCGCTCCCACACGATCTCTGTTCCCATGATGCACCGCACAG GTCTGTACGGTTTCCATGATGATACACAGAACAAGCTCTACGTGCTAAACATGCCTTTGGCACATAAGAAGTCCAGCATGGTTTTCATCATGCCCTACCATGTGGAGCCTCTGGAAAGGCTGGAGAAACTGCTTACCCGCCAACAGGTGGACACCTGGCTCAGCCATCTTGAGGAGAGAGCCGTCGCCATCTCTTTGCCAAAAGTTAGCTTGGAAGTCAGCCATGACCTTCAG AAACATCTCGGAGAACTTGGTCTTACCGAAGCTGTTGACAAATCTAAGGCGGATCTGTCCAACATTTCTGGCAAGAAGGATCTTTACCTTGCCAATGTCTTCCATGCTTCCTCTTTTGAGTGGGACACAGAGGGAAACCCCTTTGACGCCAGCATTTACAGCAGTGAGAAGATCAGGAATCCCAAGCTCTTCTATGCTGACCATCCCTTCATTTTCCTTGTGAAAGACAACAAGACCAACTCCATTCTATTTATTGGCAGGCTGGTTCGACCCAAGGGTGACAAAATGAGAGATGAATTGTAG
- the serpinh1b gene encoding serpin H1b isoform X1 → MKTFPASMWVSNLIALCLVAVSGEDKKLSSHATSMADTSANLAFSLYHNVAKEKNLENILISPVVVASSLGMVAMGGKSSTASQVKSLLKADSLRDDHLHTGLSELLQEVSDPQARNVTWRINNRLYGPSSVSFADDFVKNSKKHYNYEHSKINFRDKRSAINSINEWAAKSTDGKLPEVTKDVKNTDGAMIVNAMFFKPHWDEKFHHKMVDNRGFLVTRSHTISVPMMHRTGLYGFHDDTQNKLYVLNMPLAHKKSSMVFIMPYHVEPLERLEKLLTRQQVDTWLSHLEERAVAISLPKVSLEVSHDLQKHLGELGLTEAVDKSKADLSNISGKKDLYLANVFHASSFEWDTEGNPFDASIYSSEKIRNPKLFYADHPFIFLVKDNKTNSILFIGRLVRPKGDKMRDEL, encoded by the exons ATGAAG actttccctgcaagcatgtgggTGTCCAACCTTATTGCTCTGTGCCTCGTGGCCGTCTCCGGTGAAGACAAAAAGCTGAGTAGCCATGCAACCTCTATGGCTGACACCAGCGCTAACCTGGCCTTCAGTCTCTACCACAATGTCGCCAAAGAGAAGAACCTCGAGAACATCCTCATCTCTCCTGTGGTGGTGGCCTCCTCTTTGGGCATGGTTGCCATGGGCGGCAAATCTTCCACCGCCTCTCAGGTGAAGAGCCTCCTGAAGGCTGATTCCCTAAGGGACGACCACTTGCACACAGGTCTGTCCGAGCTTCTCCAGGAGGTGAGCGACCCACAGGCCCGCAACGTCACGTGGAGAATCAACAACAGGCTTTATGGCCCCAGCTCTGTGAGCTTTGCGGATGACTTTGTGAAGAATAGCAAGAAGCATTACAACTATGAACACTCGAAGATCAACTTCCGCGACAAGAGAAGCGCTATCAACTCCATCAACGAATGGGCCGCCAAGTCAACCGATGGCAAGCTGCCAGAAGTTACCAAAGATGTGAAAAACACAGACGGGGCTATGATCGTCAATGCCATGTTCTTCAAAC CCCACTGGGATGAGAAGTTTCACCACAAGATGGTTGACAACCGTGGTTTCCTGGTAACTCGCTCCCACACGATCTCTGTTCCCATGATGCACCGCACAG GTCTGTACGGTTTCCATGATGATACACAGAACAAGCTCTACGTGCTAAACATGCCTTTGGCACATAAGAAGTCCAGCATGGTTTTCATCATGCCCTACCATGTGGAGCCTCTGGAAAGGCTGGAGAAACTGCTTACCCGCCAACAGGTGGACACCTGGCTCAGCCATCTTGAGGAGAGAGCCGTCGCCATCTCTTTGCCAAAAGTTAGCTTGGAAGTCAGCCATGACCTTCAG AAACATCTCGGAGAACTTGGTCTTACCGAAGCTGTTGACAAATCTAAGGCGGATCTGTCCAACATTTCTGGCAAGAAGGATCTTTACCTTGCCAATGTCTTCCATGCTTCCTCTTTTGAGTGGGACACAGAGGGAAACCCCTTTGACGCCAGCATTTACAGCAGTGAGAAGATCAGGAATCCCAAGCTCTTCTATGCTGACCATCCCTTCATTTTCCTTGTGAAAGACAACAAGACCAACTCCATTCTATTTATTGGCAGGCTGGTTCGACCCAAGGGTGACAAAATGAGAGATGAATTGTAG